In a single window of the Paenibacillus sp. MMS20-IR301 genome:
- a CDS encoding copper amine oxidase N-terminal domain-containing protein, translating into MLKRLSMVCIVLIMVFSLGALPVSAAEKGAHIFVDGEPLQSRAVTKNNVSFVPFRELFEKLKMNIEYNAKLKQVTGTKNGLKISFTIGSKTAYVNGVKKSLQAAPFSQNGTTLIPVRIVGEATGNAVYFSANVNVIQINSPSFKGAAYTIDGAYVSFNADGTVSLAYSPESEELRELAEIAAIKNSVDNFPKVRIVGVKPTAEQAKDPGYKGYPDYFDENYVIAAGNNEQLPPLMSEGWISLSMLSEIEGVNSLGSSQPDTIAIGKYAGMDFIRVTIVLTDEYKKAKEGDFVLSDIRVKKYKGLMYLSIEDLQTTGLTVE; encoded by the coding sequence ATGTTGAAAAGGTTGTCGATGGTATGTATCGTATTGATTATGGTGTTTAGTCTGGGTGCTCTTCCTGTCTCGGCCGCGGAGAAAGGAGCCCATATTTTCGTGGACGGGGAGCCGCTTCAATCAAGAGCTGTAACTAAGAACAATGTATCGTTCGTGCCTTTCCGGGAATTGTTTGAGAAGCTGAAGATGAACATTGAATATAATGCTAAGCTGAAGCAGGTAACCGGCACAAAAAACGGGCTGAAAATCTCCTTCACGATCGGCAGCAAGACGGCTTATGTGAATGGAGTGAAGAAAAGCCTGCAAGCGGCACCTTTTTCGCAAAACGGCACCACATTAATTCCGGTACGGATTGTAGGCGAAGCGACAGGCAATGCCGTATATTTCTCGGCGAATGTAAATGTAATTCAGATCAACAGTCCGTCTTTCAAAGGCGCAGCTTATACCATTGATGGGGCTTATGTTTCATTTAATGCGGATGGCACTGTCTCACTTGCGTATAGCCCGGAATCGGAAGAGCTGCGGGAATTAGCGGAGATTGCGGCTATTAAGAATTCTGTAGATAATTTCCCCAAGGTGCGTATTGTTGGAGTAAAGCCTACAGCAGAACAGGCCAAAGATCCCGGCTATAAGGGGTATCCGGATTATTTTGACGAGAATTATGTCATTGCTGCCGGAAATAATGAGCAGCTGCCGCCGCTGATGAGTGAGGGCTGGATTTCCTTATCTATGTTATCAGAGATTGAAGGTGTGAATAGCCTGGGCAGCAGTCAGCCTGATACGATAGCGATCGGCAAGTATGCCGGAATGGATTTCATCAGAGTTACGATCGTCCTGACGGATGAATATAAGAAAGCCAAAGAAGGAGACTTCGTTCTGAGTGATATCCGCGTTAAGAAGTACAAAGGCTTGATGTACCTCAGTATTGAAGATCTGCAGACAACGGGACTTACTGTGGAATAA